In Aquimarina spinulae, a single window of DNA contains:
- a CDS encoding sugar MFS transporter, with product MSDITNSLLTKSEKQNNYNKPFFAIIFLFFLWGFITVMNDVLIPHLKAVFELSYFQAALIQFAFFGAFFIISLIYFITSVSIGDPISKIGYKNGIIIGLILCGIGCCLFYPAAIYQRYPVFLGALFVLASGVTILQITANPYAAILGKPETASSRLNLAQGFNSFGTTLAPIVGAILLYKVFSDGEITVDSLKMPYLIYGSLFFILAIIIKFVRLPSFINNEKIEKGLGVLKFRHVVLGMFAIFFYVGGEVSIGSFLINFFGLETVMGMEEAEAGVFLSYYWGGAMIGRFLGSVSMSEITSQTKKYLLMASLSILFFFVLYFITAIKIEDGIFSLQFLSFSKIWLFVVFLISNYLFFLIGGTKPSKVLTLFAGIIIVLLLIMILYNGELAFWSAIAIGAFNSILWSNIFTLAIKDLGKYTSQASSLLVMMIVGGALIPLLQGVVADYIGIKLSFFIPLVCYGYLIFYGLVGYKIKHTL from the coding sequence ATGTCAGATATAACCAACTCTTTGCTTACAAAGTCAGAAAAGCAAAACAACTACAATAAACCCTTTTTTGCGATTATCTTTTTGTTTTTTCTATGGGGTTTTATTACGGTTATGAATGATGTGTTAATTCCTCATTTAAAAGCTGTTTTCGAACTTAGTTATTTTCAGGCGGCATTAATACAGTTTGCTTTTTTTGGAGCCTTTTTTATCATTTCTCTTATTTATTTTATTACTTCGGTAAGTATAGGGGATCCCATTTCTAAGATAGGATATAAAAATGGAATTATTATAGGACTCATATTGTGTGGGATTGGTTGTTGCCTTTTTTACCCTGCAGCTATTTATCAACGATATCCTGTATTTTTGGGAGCTTTGTTTGTTCTTGCTTCTGGGGTAACAATTTTGCAAATTACTGCCAACCCATATGCGGCCATACTAGGAAAACCAGAAACTGCATCAAGTAGACTTAATCTGGCACAAGGATTCAATTCTTTTGGCACTACATTGGCCCCAATTGTAGGTGCAATACTGCTATATAAAGTGTTCTCTGATGGTGAAATTACAGTAGATTCTTTAAAGATGCCATATCTAATATACGGAAGCCTGTTTTTTATATTAGCTATTATCATAAAATTTGTTAGGTTACCATCTTTTATCAATAACGAGAAAATTGAGAAAGGACTTGGAGTATTAAAATTCAGGCATGTTGTGTTGGGTATGTTTGCTATCTTTTTTTATGTAGGTGGTGAAGTGTCTATTGGGAGTTTTCTGATAAATTTCTTTGGTCTGGAAACCGTTATGGGAATGGAAGAAGCAGAGGCAGGAGTATTTTTATCATACTATTGGGGAGGTGCAATGATTGGAAGGTTTTTGGGATCGGTATCTATGAGTGAAATTACCAGCCAAACGAAAAAATATCTCCTCATGGCTTCATTGTCGATTCTGTTCTTTTTTGTTCTTTATTTTATTACTGCGATAAAGATTGAGGATGGTATATTTTCACTACAATTTTTATCATTTTCTAAAATTTGGTTATTTGTAGTTTTCTTAATTAGTAACTATTTGTTTTTCCTGATAGGAGGCACTAAACCTTCAAAAGTATTAACCTTATTTGCAGGAATAATTATAGTATTATTATTGATCATGATCTTATATAATGGAGAACTAGCCTTTTGGAGCGCTATAGCGATTGGAGCATTTAACTCAATCTTATGGTCAAATATATTTACACTAGCGATAAAAGATTTAGGAAAATATACAAGTCAAGCATCTTCATTATTAGTAATGATGATAGTCGGAGGAGCACTCATACCTCTATTACAAGGAGTAGTAGCAGATTATATAGGTATTAAACTATCCTTTTTTATACCTCTCGTATGCTATGGGTATTTAATTTTCTATGGTCTGGTTGGATACAAGATAAAACATACACTTTAA
- a CDS encoding SusD/RagB family nutrient-binding outer membrane lipoprotein, producing the protein MKKILKKTALLLSLLMFSCSDFEEINVDPIAANEDQVQIEYFINNSIGEAQQDPHIAERVFVLYWKDAGRMDRIGTLSEGFQNDGWTSDYYNRYVSKWLNDINSGIKIADAHIDSGIDKEYTANLKQVARIWRAYVMSEMSDNFGPIPIQGFQGENPEYNNVKDVYYYLLSELKEAAAELDVSIINPSGLEKLDPAYGYDYTKWKKYANSLRMRLAMRLSEVDPSKAQQEFEDAVSDVYITSLADNFEVQEVDGWNSYTGVMTRQWNNQYLSPTLNNLMIGLGGITSQDLLPVDKHTNIKPANYIGLKFEDHFTTMTNDPSAGFWFDGLHSSIDPRAYAMYKIPGDFDDPDFNTYPSWSNAATTTKRDLLDDTDNVVVEIDAAFTWNAPTTGDWGAKGSKNGLRYAGTLPRLSNKYRDSAAERIFFASWESYFLIAEAAVRGWNVPMSGQAAYEQGISESFTHLNVSSHVSSYLSSQDYNRVGTSVSWGHVIEPPSTVSMNYIDGYTSTPGSVSVNYPENTIYKSGTVKNDLLTKIITQKYIAQTPWLPLEAWSDHRRLGLPFFENPAVENLLPDLPALNSGNFMTNSVKFYGQRLKYPSDFPNNVPNGYQQAINHLGGDDTVHTPLWWAKQE; encoded by the coding sequence ATGAAAAAAATATTAAAAAAAACAGCTTTGCTTTTGAGCTTGTTGATGTTTTCATGTTCTGATTTTGAAGAAATCAATGTAGACCCTATAGCAGCTAATGAAGATCAAGTGCAGATAGAATATTTTATAAATAATTCTATTGGAGAAGCGCAACAAGACCCACATATTGCAGAACGAGTTTTTGTGTTGTATTGGAAAGATGCAGGACGAATGGATAGAATTGGAACATTATCTGAAGGTTTTCAAAATGATGGATGGACTAGTGACTATTATAACAGATATGTTTCTAAATGGTTAAATGATATTAATTCTGGAATCAAAATAGCAGATGCTCATATCGATTCTGGAATAGACAAAGAATATACTGCTAATTTAAAGCAAGTAGCAAGAATTTGGAGAGCGTATGTCATGAGCGAAATGAGTGACAATTTTGGACCTATCCCTATTCAGGGTTTCCAAGGAGAAAATCCAGAATATAACAATGTGAAAGATGTGTATTATTATCTTTTATCTGAGCTGAAAGAGGCCGCAGCAGAATTAGATGTGTCAATTATTAATCCAAGTGGATTAGAAAAACTTGACCCTGCGTATGGATATGATTATACCAAATGGAAGAAATATGCTAATTCATTAAGAATGCGTTTGGCTATGAGATTATCTGAAGTAGATCCTTCTAAAGCACAACAGGAGTTTGAGGATGCGGTGAGTGATGTGTATATAACATCTTTAGCAGATAATTTTGAGGTTCAGGAAGTAGATGGGTGGAATTCTTATACAGGAGTAATGACTAGACAATGGAACAACCAGTATTTATCTCCAACTCTTAATAATTTAATGATAGGTTTAGGGGGTATAACATCTCAGGATTTATTACCAGTAGATAAACATACCAATATAAAACCAGCAAATTATATCGGATTAAAATTTGAAGATCATTTTACAACAATGACCAATGATCCTTCTGCGGGTTTTTGGTTTGATGGATTACACAGCAGTATAGATCCAAGAGCATATGCGATGTATAAAATCCCCGGAGATTTTGATGATCCAGATTTTAATACTTATCCTTCTTGGTCCAATGCCGCAACTACAACTAAGAGAGACTTACTTGATGATACAGACAATGTTGTTGTTGAAATAGATGCTGCATTTACCTGGAATGCTCCAACCACTGGGGACTGGGGAGCTAAAGGTTCAAAAAATGGATTGCGATATGCGGGTACATTACCACGTTTATCGAATAAGTATAGAGATAGTGCTGCCGAACGTATATTTTTTGCTTCATGGGAATCGTATTTCTTAATTGCAGAAGCTGCTGTAAGAGGGTGGAACGTCCCAATGAGTGGTCAGGCAGCTTATGAACAAGGGATTAGTGAGAGTTTTACCCATTTAAATGTTTCTTCACATGTAAGCTCATATTTGAGTTCTCAGGATTATAATAGAGTAGGAACCTCTGTAAGTTGGGGACATGTAATAGAGCCGCCTAGTACTGTCTCGATGAATTATATCGATGGCTATACAAGTACCCCGGGATCAGTTAGTGTTAACTATCCAGAAAACACAATTTACAAATCTGGTACTGTAAAAAATGATCTATTAACCAAAATTATTACACAAAAGTATATTGCCCAAACACCATGGTTACCCCTAGAAGCATGGAGTGATCATAGAAGATTAGGTTTACCATTCTTTGAAAACCCAGCCGTCGAAAATCTATTACCAGATTTACCAGCATTAAATAGTGGTAATTTCATGACTAATAGTGTGAAGTTTTATGGACAGCGGTTAAAATATCCTTCTGATTTCCCTAATAATGTACCAAATGGATATCAACAAGCTATCAATCATTTGGGAGGAGATGATACTGTACATACTCCCTTATGGTGGGCTAAACAAGAATAA
- a CDS encoding SusC/RagA family TonB-linked outer membrane protein, with protein sequence MIDKLLIFLTIVLCLSSNVTLAQSKKTVSGIVTGEDGVPLVGVNVIEKGTSNGTSTDFDGNYTVVVSDPSGILIFSSLGFVEKEIPMNGQSEIKVSLIEDTEQLGEVVVTALGIKRARKSLGYSVQEVKGADVLEARENNLANSISGKVAGLQIVRGSNGPAGSSKIVLRGNSSLTGDNQPLIVVDGIPMNNFTGATENDFFNPSQDLGNGLGDLNPEDIESISVLKGGAAAALYGSRAGNGVILITTKTGKSKQGLGITFSATTGFQSIFLKPEFQNSYGQGTNGVFENQSVSSWGPKIEGQSVEDWEGKQVTLKAYDNLDHYYNGGFNQTYSISFQQQVTDATSVYSSINFLNDDSNIPGATLERLNLLTRAVSKFGKENKWTTDVKVQYTNLKAENRPLNGTNISNPYRTVALLPRSLNIAEFEMHTDQSNNMRWFLDTNAVNPYWSTEKNLSEDSRDRFLLNGSLKYEMTDWLSAEIKAGADLYTTNAESKLYSGSPLSDTGRYSLGKNTFIEKNYSALLTASKNNIVGEFGGVLTLGGNLMSNRVSGLSSNSGDLEVPNLFSLNNGINNATIEQIFSEKKINSLYGSLQLNYGGYFFVEATGRNDWSSTLSKANRSFFYPSISTSLVFTEMFNELPAWLNFSKIRASYASVGNDLDAYKLYNFYTIGSDPNDNTTATSGDVLFNSDVKNELIKTLEVGFEGRFFNSRLAIDFAWYKSNATNQLIEIPLDPLSGFNSEIINAGDIQNEGYELGISGKILDNLKGFSWDANLNYSTNENTIQELTDEVTKYRLGGFDNLSILAFKGGGYGEIWGTKYRRVEDPSDANFGKIIVDGDGLPLATEESFNLGNQQPDAMIGFSNTFTYKNISLGFLIDARLGGEIFSGTNLALQESGNAAVTVVNGERQDILVDGVVDDGSGNFTTNTVAVSPENYWTAITGRSGNLGISEANIYDATNIRLRNVNLRYSLPSKWLEKIEIQKMTLGISANNVWMIKSHLNGVDPESVYATSTNATGFESLSSPTTRSIILNVSVSF encoded by the coding sequence ATGATTGATAAATTACTGATTTTTTTAACAATTGTGTTGTGTTTGTCAAGTAATGTAACATTAGCACAAAGTAAAAAAACCGTTTCTGGTATTGTAACGGGTGAAGACGGGGTACCACTAGTTGGGGTGAATGTGATTGAAAAAGGAACATCTAATGGTACATCAACAGATTTTGATGGAAACTATACTGTTGTCGTTTCGGATCCATCGGGTATATTAATATTTTCTTCTCTAGGATTTGTAGAAAAGGAAATCCCTATGAATGGACAATCCGAAATTAAGGTGTCATTAATTGAAGATACTGAGCAATTAGGCGAAGTTGTTGTTACAGCTTTGGGAATTAAAAGAGCGAGAAAATCTCTAGGGTATTCTGTGCAAGAAGTAAAAGGTGCTGATGTGTTAGAAGCAAGAGAGAATAATTTGGCAAACTCAATTTCTGGTAAAGTAGCCGGACTTCAAATTGTAAGAGGAAGCAATGGTCCAGCAGGTTCTTCAAAAATTGTATTAAGAGGAAATAGCTCTCTTACAGGAGACAATCAACCATTAATTGTAGTTGATGGAATACCAATGAATAATTTTACAGGAGCTACCGAAAATGATTTTTTCAATCCCTCACAGGATTTAGGAAATGGTTTAGGGGATTTAAACCCAGAAGATATAGAAAGCATTTCTGTGTTAAAAGGAGGGGCTGCCGCTGCGCTGTACGGGTCACGTGCAGGAAATGGTGTGATACTAATTACAACGAAGACGGGAAAATCAAAACAAGGACTAGGGATAACCTTTTCTGCAACCACAGGATTTCAAAGTATATTTTTAAAACCAGAATTTCAAAACTCTTACGGACAAGGAACAAACGGAGTTTTTGAAAACCAATCAGTTTCAAGTTGGGGACCAAAAATAGAAGGACAATCAGTAGAGGATTGGGAAGGGAAACAAGTTACCTTAAAAGCTTATGATAATTTAGACCATTATTATAACGGAGGATTTAATCAGACGTATAGTATTTCATTTCAGCAGCAGGTTACTGATGCAACATCAGTTTATTCTTCGATAAATTTTTTAAATGATGATAGTAATATCCCGGGAGCTACTCTAGAAAGATTAAATTTATTAACAAGAGCAGTATCTAAATTTGGTAAAGAAAACAAATGGACTACAGATGTTAAAGTACAATATACCAACTTAAAAGCAGAAAACAGGCCGTTAAATGGAACAAATATCAGTAACCCCTATCGTACGGTGGCTCTATTGCCAAGATCATTAAATATTGCAGAATTTGAAATGCATACAGATCAATCAAATAATATGAGATGGTTTTTGGATACTAACGCAGTAAACCCATATTGGTCAACAGAGAAGAATTTAAGTGAAGATTCAAGAGATCGTTTTTTATTAAATGGCTCATTAAAGTATGAAATGACCGACTGGTTAAGTGCTGAGATTAAAGCAGGTGCCGATTTGTATACTACCAACGCAGAGTCTAAATTGTATTCTGGTAGTCCCCTTTCTGATACCGGGAGATATTCTTTAGGAAAAAATACATTTATAGAAAAAAATTATAGTGCTTTACTTACTGCTTCAAAGAATAATATTGTCGGAGAGTTTGGTGGTGTATTGACTTTAGGAGGAAACTTAATGTCCAATAGAGTTAGTGGATTAAGTTCTAATTCTGGAGATCTAGAAGTTCCAAATTTATTTTCATTAAATAATGGAATAAATAATGCAACTATAGAACAAATTTTTAGTGAAAAAAAGATTAACTCACTATATGGTTCATTGCAACTAAACTATGGAGGTTATTTCTTTGTAGAGGCAACTGGACGTAATGATTGGTCTTCTACATTAAGCAAAGCGAATCGATCATTTTTCTACCCATCTATCAGTACTTCTTTAGTGTTTACAGAAATGTTTAATGAATTGCCGGCGTGGTTAAATTTTAGTAAAATTAGAGCTTCATATGCTTCAGTAGGAAATGATCTAGATGCATATAAACTCTACAATTTTTATACAATAGGGAGCGATCCCAATGATAACACAACGGCCACTAGTGGTGATGTCTTATTTAATTCTGATGTAAAAAATGAATTGATTAAAACGTTAGAAGTTGGGTTTGAAGGACGATTTTTTAATAGTCGCTTAGCTATTGATTTTGCGTGGTATAAATCCAATGCTACTAATCAATTAATAGAGATTCCTCTAGATCCATTAAGTGGTTTTAATTCTGAAATAATTAATGCAGGTGATATACAAAATGAAGGATATGAATTAGGGATAAGTGGAAAAATACTTGATAACCTGAAAGGGTTTTCATGGGATGCAAATCTTAATTACTCAACCAATGAAAATACGATACAGGAACTTACAGATGAGGTCACAAAATATCGTTTGGGAGGATTTGATAATTTATCGATCCTGGCATTTAAAGGAGGAGGTTATGGTGAAATATGGGGAACCAAATATAGAAGAGTAGAAGACCCATCTGATGCAAATTTTGGCAAAATAATTGTTGATGGAGATGGACTGCCTTTAGCAACTGAAGAGAGTTTCAATTTGGGAAATCAACAACCAGATGCTATGATTGGGTTTTCCAACACATTTACTTATAAAAATATTTCCCTTGGGTTCTTGATAGATGCTCGTTTAGGAGGAGAAATCTTTTCGGGAACAAATCTAGCACTACAAGAATCTGGTAATGCAGCTGTTACGGTAGTAAACGGAGAGAGACAAGATATTTTGGTTGATGGAGTAGTAGATGATGGTAGTGGTAATTTTACAACAAATACAGTAGCTGTTTCTCCTGAGAATTATTGGACAGCAATTACAGGTAGATCTGGTAATTTAGGGATAAGTGAAGCTAATATTTATGATGCTACGAATATTCGATTAAGAAATGTAAACTTAAGGTATTCTCTTCCATCTAAATGGCTAGAAAAAATAGAAATTCAAAAGATGACATTAGGAATTTCTGCTAACAATGTTTGGATGATTAAAAGTCATTTAAATGGTGTTGATCCAGAATCAGTTTATGCAACCTCAACTAATGCTACAGGTTTTGAAAGCCTTTCATCTCCAACAACACGTAGTATAATTTTGAATGTATCGGTAAGTTTTTAA
- a CDS encoding GH92 family glycosyl hydrolase: protein MNSIIFKKIYFLKLWIITALLFFSCQKKTKVEETKENNSAEKLSIDVTKYVNPFIGTSNFGTTNPGPIAVRGMASISPFNVAGQQNLPLEKDSRWFSTPYVHENKYLTGFSHVNLSGVGCPELGVILAMPTTGAIETDHSLYGSTYSNEIAEVGYYSNMLDKYTIKVETTATTRTGVSKYTFPKGESNIMLNLGLGLTNEQGGMIKIVSSTEIEGIRSVGSFCYYKPEEAYPVYFVARFSRPADEFGVWKKPKKYKGVEAQWMGYNGKERIKKGYTKEVVGDSIGGYMKYHFETPTQVEMKVGISYVSIENARENLEKETLDKTFDQIRQETRENWNQYLSKIEVEGGKKEDKVKFYTALYHTLIHPNTLNDINGEYPKMKTRETLKTKGTRYTVFSLWDTYRNLHQLMSLVYPKQQSDMIKSMLQIYDETGWLPKWELNATETTTMVGDPAGIIIADTYLRGIKDFDVEKAYKAMLNSADQLDDNPLRPGIKDYIEKGYLTTKTTNSGSVSTTQEYNITDFAIAQLAKELGKEEDHLRFSKRSLTYRNLFDKEFNLLRPKNDDGSWLSPYNPDTGANFVKNPGFIEGNAWQYTFMVPHDISGLKKLMGGDQPFLEQLQKVFDNKQYDMANEPDIAYPFLFNYIKGEEWRTQKTVDELLETYYKNTPDGLPGNDDTGTMSAWAIFSMMGIYPVSPAQPIYTFCTPKFEKITIHLDKEYYKNDKIVITSTTPEKEAFINAILVNDKEYQDYFISHQELINKGRLQFVLK, encoded by the coding sequence ATGAATAGTATTATTTTTAAAAAGATATATTTTTTGAAACTATGGATAATAACTGCTCTATTGTTTTTCTCTTGTCAAAAGAAAACTAAAGTAGAAGAGACAAAAGAAAATAATAGTGCTGAAAAACTATCAATTGATGTGACAAAGTATGTAAACCCGTTTATCGGAACCTCAAACTTTGGAACAACTAATCCAGGGCCAATTGCAGTACGAGGAATGGCAAGTATATCCCCTTTTAATGTGGCAGGACAACAAAATCTTCCTTTAGAAAAAGATAGCCGTTGGTTTTCTACACCTTATGTTCACGAAAATAAGTATTTAACAGGTTTTAGTCATGTAAATCTTAGCGGAGTAGGATGTCCTGAATTGGGTGTGATTCTCGCAATGCCGACCACAGGAGCAATTGAAACTGATCATTCTTTATATGGTAGTACGTATTCTAATGAAATTGCAGAAGTAGGCTATTATTCTAATATGCTGGATAAGTATACTATTAAAGTAGAGACAACCGCTACGACCAGAACAGGGGTAAGTAAATATACTTTTCCAAAAGGAGAATCTAATATAATGCTCAATTTGGGATTAGGGCTTACCAATGAGCAAGGAGGAATGATCAAAATAGTATCTTCAACAGAAATAGAAGGAATACGTTCTGTAGGGTCATTTTGCTACTATAAACCAGAAGAAGCATACCCAGTGTATTTTGTAGCTCGATTTTCAAGACCAGCAGACGAATTTGGAGTGTGGAAAAAGCCAAAGAAATACAAAGGAGTTGAAGCACAGTGGATGGGGTATAATGGAAAAGAAAGAATAAAGAAAGGATACACAAAAGAGGTAGTAGGAGATAGTATTGGAGGATATATGAAGTATCATTTTGAAACCCCTACACAAGTAGAAATGAAAGTAGGAATCTCGTATGTAAGTATTGAGAATGCCAGAGAAAATCTGGAAAAAGAAACTTTAGATAAAACTTTTGATCAAATTAGACAAGAAACCAGGGAAAACTGGAATCAATACTTATCAAAAATTGAAGTAGAAGGAGGAAAAAAAGAGGATAAAGTAAAATTCTATACTGCCTTATATCATACGCTTATACATCCAAATACCTTGAATGATATAAATGGAGAATACCCTAAAATGAAAACCAGAGAGACTTTAAAAACAAAAGGAACCCGTTATACTGTTTTTTCACTTTGGGATACTTATAGGAATTTACATCAATTGATGAGTTTGGTATATCCAAAACAACAATCAGATATGATCAAGAGTATGTTGCAGATTTATGATGAAACAGGATGGCTACCTAAGTGGGAATTAAATGCAACAGAAACAACAACTATGGTTGGAGATCCTGCAGGAATTATTATTGCAGATACTTATCTCAGGGGAATTAAGGATTTTGATGTTGAAAAAGCATATAAAGCTATGCTTAACAGTGCAGATCAATTGGATGATAACCCACTGCGTCCCGGTATCAAAGACTATATCGAAAAAGGATATCTCACCACAAAAACAACTAATAGTGGATCGGTATCTACCACACAAGAATATAATATTACAGATTTTGCCATAGCGCAATTAGCTAAAGAACTGGGAAAAGAAGAAGATCATTTACGTTTTTCAAAGCGGTCATTAACATACAGAAATCTTTTTGATAAAGAATTTAATTTATTACGACCTAAAAATGATGATGGAAGTTGGCTATCTCCATATAACCCTGATACCGGAGCTAATTTTGTAAAAAACCCTGGGTTTATAGAAGGAAATGCATGGCAATATACTTTTATGGTTCCACACGATATCTCTGGATTAAAAAAACTTATGGGAGGCGATCAACCATTTTTAGAACAATTGCAGAAAGTTTTTGACAATAAACAATATGACATGGCTAATGAGCCAGATATAGCATATCCCTTCTTGTTTAATTACATAAAAGGAGAAGAATGGAGAACACAAAAAACAGTCGATGAACTCTTAGAAACGTATTATAAAAATACTCCGGATGGGTTGCCAGGAAATGATGATACAGGCACCATGTCTGCCTGGGCTATATTTTCGATGATGGGGATATACCCGGTTTCACCAGCCCAACCCATATATACGTTTTGTACTCCAAAATTTGAAAAAATTACGATTCATTTAGATAAGGAATATTATAAAAATGATAAGATCGTAATCACCTCTACTACCCCTGAAAAAGAAGCTTTTATTAATGCCATATTGGTAAATGATAAAGAATATCAGGATTATTTTATCTCACATCAGGAATTAATTAATAAAGGAAGATTACAGTTTGTTTTGAAATAG
- a CDS encoding GH92 family glycosyl hydrolase, with amino-acid sequence MKARRIWSCLIVISILSCKEQNVEKTESKETVLAQSLVDYVNPLMGTDSAFDLSNGNTYPAIATPWAMNFWTPMTSKMGDGWTYKYDENKIRGIKQTHQPSPWINDYAAFSVMAITGDLKYKEDERASWFSHKAEAVKPYHYKVYLADYDVVTEVTPTERAAHFKFTFPEAKQSYIMLDAFFKGSMVKIIPEERKIIGYCRNNSGGVPDNFHNYFVAEFDKDFEINHTWGDDWKLIENSKENEGEHVGAIIGFETKKGETVHVKIASSFISPEQAQLNLNREIGNDTFKQTQIKAKKAWEKELSKIRIEDDNLDHIKTFYSCLYRVLLFPRKFYEFNEKNEVVHYSPYNGKVLPGYMFTDNGFWDTFRAVFPFFNMMYPELNSHIMEGLANTYKESGWLPEWASPGHRDCMIGSNSTPIIADAFLKEIPNIDVETLFEAILKNATTSEGRPLSNGKEIRSVGREGIDYYNKLGYVPYDVNINENAARTLEYAYADFTIAKMAEKLGKKEIAKTFYERSKNYKNLFDPTTKLMRGKNEDGSFQSPFNPLKWGDAFTEGNSLHYTWSVFHDIEGLIQLMGGKPEFEKQLDHVFNMPPEFDASYYGFTIHEIREMQIVNMGNYAHGNQPIQHMIYLYNYANAAYKTQEKIREVLTKLYSATPDGYCGDEDNGQTSAWYVFSALGFYPVTPGVNQYVIGSPLFKKATITLENGNEFVINALENNQENVYIQSASLNGETYHNSYLDYVAIQQGGRLDFKMTNTPNKDWANSNEEVPYSLSKE; translated from the coding sequence ATGAAAGCTAGACGAATATGGAGTTGTCTGATAGTGATATCAATACTATCCTGTAAAGAACAAAATGTAGAAAAGACAGAAAGTAAAGAAACCGTTCTAGCACAGAGTTTGGTAGATTATGTGAACCCATTAATGGGAACCGACTCAGCTTTTGACTTATCTAATGGTAATACTTACCCTGCAATCGCTACTCCCTGGGCAATGAATTTCTGGACACCCATGACTTCAAAAATGGGAGATGGATGGACTTATAAATATGATGAGAACAAAATAAGAGGAATAAAACAAACGCATCAACCAAGCCCATGGATCAATGATTATGCAGCATTTTCAGTAATGGCCATAACAGGAGATCTCAAGTATAAAGAAGATGAAAGAGCCTCCTGGTTCTCTCATAAAGCAGAAGCCGTAAAACCATATCATTACAAGGTGTATTTAGCAGATTATGATGTGGTAACCGAAGTTACACCTACAGAGCGAGCAGCACATTTTAAATTCACTTTCCCCGAAGCTAAACAATCCTATATTATGCTGGATGCTTTTTTTAAAGGCTCTATGGTAAAAATTATTCCAGAAGAACGTAAGATAATTGGGTATTGTAGAAATAATAGTGGAGGCGTTCCAGATAATTTTCACAATTATTTTGTGGCCGAATTTGATAAAGATTTTGAAATAAATCATACCTGGGGAGATGATTGGAAATTGATAGAAAATTCAAAAGAAAATGAAGGGGAGCATGTGGGGGCTATAATAGGTTTTGAAACTAAAAAAGGAGAAACGGTACATGTAAAAATAGCATCATCCTTTATTAGTCCAGAACAAGCACAATTAAATTTAAACCGGGAAATAGGAAACGATACATTCAAACAGACTCAAATAAAGGCCAAAAAGGCCTGGGAAAAAGAGTTAAGTAAAATTCGGATAGAAGATGATAATTTAGATCATATCAAAACTTTTTATTCCTGTTTATATAGAGTATTACTTTTTCCAAGGAAGTTCTATGAATTCAATGAAAAGAATGAGGTAGTACATTATAGTCCATATAATGGGAAAGTGCTACCAGGTTATATGTTTACAGATAATGGATTTTGGGATACTTTCAGAGCAGTATTTCCATTCTTCAATATGATGTACCCAGAATTGAATAGTCATATAATGGAAGGGTTAGCCAATACGTATAAAGAATCGGGATGGCTTCCCGAATGGGCTAGCCCTGGACATAGAGATTGTATGATTGGCTCTAATTCAACACCAATAATAGCAGACGCGTTTTTAAAAGAAATCCCTAATATCGATGTAGAAACCTTATTCGAAGCGATCCTCAAAAATGCGACAACATCAGAAGGACGTCCCTTATCTAATGGCAAGGAAATCCGCTCTGTAGGAAGAGAAGGTATTGATTATTATAATAAATTGGGATATGTCCCATATGATGTTAATATCAACGAAAATGCAGCAAGAACCTTAGAATATGCATATGCAGATTTTACCATTGCTAAAATGGCAGAAAAACTAGGAAAAAAAGAGATCGCGAAAACATTCTATGAGCGATCTAAAAACTATAAAAATTTGTTCGATCCTACTACTAAATTAATGAGAGGTAAGAACGAAGATGGTAGTTTTCAATCCCCTTTTAACCCTTTGAAATGGGGAGATGCCTTTACCGAAGGCAATAGCTTGCATTATACATGGTCTGTTTTTCATGACATAGAAGGTCTGATTCAATTAATGGGAGGGAAACCTGAATTTGAAAAACAATTGGATCATGTGTTTAATATGCCGCCCGAATTCGATGCTTCCTATTATGGGTTTACAATCCATGAAATTAGAGAAATGCAAATTGTAAATATGGGAAACTATGCCCATGGAAATCAACCTATCCAACATATGATTTACCTCTACAATTATGCTAATGCTGCGTATAAAACTCAGGAAAAAATACGAGAAGTATTAACTAAACTGTATTCTGCAACACCAGATGGGTATTGTGGAGATGAGGATAATGGTCAAACTTCTGCCTGGTATGTTTTTAGTGCTTTAGGGTTTTATCCGGTTACTCCGGGAGTGAACCAATATGTAATAGGAAGTCCATTGTTTAAGAAAGCTACAATTACATTAGAAAATGGAAATGAATTTGTAATTAATGCTCTAGAAAATAATCAGGAGAATGTTTATATCCAATCAGCTTCGTTAAACGGAGAAACATATCATAATAGTTATTTGGATTATGTAGCAATTCAGCAAGGGGGTCGTTTAGATTTCAAAATGACAAATACTCCAAATAAAGACTGGGCCAACTCAAATGAAGAAGTTCCCTATTCTTTAAGTAAGGAATAG